The DNA sequence ACGCCCTGGTGAAGGAGAGCAAGCTGTCGGAGCAGGAGGGAAAGAAGATTATGGACGACTTGAAAAAGAACTCCGAAACCAAGCGCAAGGAGCTTGAGCAGCAGTTCAGCAGCATTGCCAGTAAGCTGATGAAAAGCGTGGGCGTAGCCTCCAACTCCGACGTGGAAGACCTGAAGCGCAGCGTGAAAGGCAGCAACTCGAAGTCAACTTCTTCGGCTTCCTCTTCGGCCAGCAAAAGCAGCGGTTCGAAGTCGGCCGCCAAGCCAGCTTCGAGCACTACGGCCAAGGTTGCGGGCGCCACCAAGAAAGCCGCCGATAAGGTAAGCTCGGCCGCCGGCACCGCGCAGAAATCGGCGGCGGCGAAGGCTGGCGCGGCCAAATCGTCGTCGGGCGGCAGCAAGTCGGGCGGGGCCAAGAAGGATACGCCCGCGGCTCCGGCCGGTGGCACCGACACGGCCGGCGCTTAATTGCGCGTGCTGTTCAGCTAAAAAGAGCCAGCGCCTGCCGATGCGGGGCGCTGGCTCTTTTTTGTAGCCAATTTTACCGCACCGGCCCCAATTGCCCGGCCCAGCGCGTATTTTGCAATTCTAAACTCGTCCTTTTCCCGCCCGCTTCCGCATGTTCAAAAACACGATTTCCAATCTGAGCCGCATCCGGCAGGTAGTGGAGGTGCTGGTGCGCTACGGGTTTGAGGATGTGGTAACGTCTACGCCCCTGCGCCGGCTGGTGACGCAGAAGCGCCGCCTCTCGTGGCAGCATGCCGAGCGGCCGGTGTTTGAAACCAGCCGCTGGGAGCGGGTCCGGATGGTGATTGAGGAGCTCGGGCCCACCTTCATCAAGCTGGCCCAGGCCATGAGCAACCGGCCCGATTTGCTGCCCGAGGCCCTGATTGACGAGTTTCAGAAGCTGCAGAGCGACGTGCCGCCCTTCGACGTGCGCCTGGCCCGCGAGATTATCGAGCGGGAGCTGGGCCGGCCCATTACGGAGGTGTTCAGCGAGTTTGAGGAAAAACCCCTAGGCTCGGCCAGCATCGGGCAGGTGCACAAGGCCCGGCTGCTGACGGGCGAAGACGTGGTGGTGAAAGTGCAGCGCCCCGACGTGCAGGAAAAAGTGCGCACCGACCTGAGCCTGCTGCACGAGCTGGTGCGCCTGACGGCGGGCTTTTTGCGCAACCACGGCCTGAGCAACCCCCAGGACATCGTGGACGCCTTCGAGCGGAGCATGATGAAGGAGCTGGACTACACCTCCGAGGCCCGCAGCATGGAGCAGTTCCGCAAGCTCTACGAGAGCTACGAAACTTTCTCCATTCCGAAACCCTACCGGGAGCTGTCGACGGCCAAAATCCTGGTGATTGAGTTTGTCTCGGGCTGCAAGATTACCGACAAGCCCCAACTGCTGAAGTGGGGGCTGAGCCCGGAAAAGGTGGCCGAAACCGGCATGGACATCTACCTGACCCAGATTTTCGAGTTCGGTATCTTCCACGCCGACCCGCACCCCGGCAACGTGCTGGTGCGCCCCGACGGCACGCTGGTGCTCATCGACTTCGGGATGGTGGGCCGGCTCAGCAAGCAGCAGAAGTATGCCTTTGCCGGCGTCTTCATCGGCATGGCCCGGCAGGATGCGCGCAGCATGGCCCTGAACTTCCGGCGCCTGGCCCTCACGGCCGACATTCCCGACATGCGCACCTTCGAGGCCGACCTCAACGACTTGATTGAGGACTTTGCCTTGCTCGACGTGCAGGACATGAGCATGAGCGACCTGGCCGACCGGCTCCAGAACGTCATCTACGACTACAAGCTGCAGGTGCCCGGGGCCATCTTCCTGATTCTGCGGGCCCTGGTGATTCTGGAGGGCATCGGCAAGGTGCTGCACCCGCGCTTCAACACGTTCGAGTTTGTGCGACCCTACGGGGCGCGCATCATTGCCGAGCAGTACTCGCCCGAGAATATCCTCAGCGAAGCCCAGTACACCGGCACCCAACTGCTGGCCCTGCTGCAAACGCTGCCGGCCGACGTGCGCCAGATCATGCGCAAGATTTCGCGCGGCGACCTGCGCCTGAAGGTGGAGCTCAGCGGCTACCAGGCCCTGATGCGCACCGCCGACCGGCTCGTGTCGCGCACCATCATTGCCCTGATTGCCGTGGCCTTCCTACTGTTTTCGGGGCTGAGCCTGCTGGGGCGCTACTCGCCGGACATGCGCTACTGGCACGGCATCCCGGTGCTGACGTGGTGGAGCCTGGGCATTACGGGCTTCCTGTTCCTGATTCTGCTGATTCTGGGCACGCAGAAGCGCAAGGAGTAGCCTTTATTTCAGAAGCCAGTAGTAGGCCAGCTGCGCCCCAAACGAGTTAACACTACCAACCAGAATGCGCTGGTACGTGGCATTCAGCCGTACTTCCTGGCTCGAAGACAACGGCAGAAGCACGCCCGTGGAAACGGTGGCGAACACCGCGCCCCCGAACGACTCGCGGGTGAGGGAAACGCGCTGAAACTCGGTGGTGCTGCCGGCCGCGCGCTGCTGAATTTCGCGGGTGCCATCGAGCAGGAACGCAAAGCCGAGTCCGCCGCCGAGGTAAAAATTGGGCCGCCGCACCTTGCCAAAGCGTTTGCCAACCGTCAGGACGGGGGCCAGCACGTGGGAGCGGGAAATCAGCCGCTCTTCCAGCACCGTCTGCCTGGGGCCCGCTACCTCAATCACGGGGCTATACCCGTTGAGCTGGATATAGTCTAGCTGAATGCCGCTTTGCAGGCCACTGGCGCGTATGCCGGTCCACTCCAGGCCTACTTCCCGGCTCTGGGCGTATACTTGGGAATCGAAAAAACCTTGGGCGGTCCGCAGCACTGCCAGGTGCACGCCAACGCCTTTTC is a window from the Hymenobacter aquaticus genome containing:
- a CDS encoding phasin family protein, which encodes MEDLFKKFINAGVGFVSLTSDRVQTTIDALVKESKLSEQEGKKIMDDLKKNSETKRKELEQQFSSIASKLMKSVGVASNSDVEDLKRSVKGSNSKSTSSASSSASKSSGSKSAAKPASSTTAKVAGATKKAADKVSSAAGTAQKSAAAKAGAAKSSSGGSKSGGAKKDTPAAPAGGTDTAGA
- a CDS encoding ABC1 kinase family protein, producing MFKNTISNLSRIRQVVEVLVRYGFEDVVTSTPLRRLVTQKRRLSWQHAERPVFETSRWERVRMVIEELGPTFIKLAQAMSNRPDLLPEALIDEFQKLQSDVPPFDVRLAREIIERELGRPITEVFSEFEEKPLGSASIGQVHKARLLTGEDVVVKVQRPDVQEKVRTDLSLLHELVRLTAGFLRNHGLSNPQDIVDAFERSMMKELDYTSEARSMEQFRKLYESYETFSIPKPYRELSTAKILVIEFVSGCKITDKPQLLKWGLSPEKVAETGMDIYLTQIFEFGIFHADPHPGNVLVRPDGTLVLIDFGMVGRLSKQQKYAFAGVFIGMARQDARSMALNFRRLALTADIPDMRTFEADLNDLIEDFALLDVQDMSMSDLADRLQNVIYDYKLQVPGAIFLILRALVILEGIGKVLHPRFNTFEFVRPYGARIIAEQYSPENILSEAQYTGTQLLALLQTLPADVRQIMRKISRGDLRLKVELSGYQALMRTADRLVSRTIIALIAVAFLLFSGLSLLGRYSPDMRYWHGIPVLTWWSLGITGFLFLILLILGTQKRKE